TGCGCGGTGACCGCAAGCGGGAGGCCGACGAAAGGGTGACGCTGCTGGTGGCCGGCGTGCCGGGGCTCCGCCTCGCCGACCCGCTCGGCACCGGCACCATCGTCAACGACGACTGACCTCGTCCGCTCCGCGACGGCCCGTCGGCCAGGCCCCGCCTGGCCGGCGGGCCGTCAGCCGTGCCGGTGGCCCCCCACCTGCCCCACCGACGTTGCTCCGCTTCGACCGGCGCGGGCCGGCCGCCGCCCCAGCGCGGGCCAGCCGACGGACCAGCACGGGCCGGCCGGCTGGCGATGTCAGTAGCGCTGGCGGAGCAGTCGGGCGGCCTCGACCGCCCAGTAGGTGAGGATGATCTGCGCGCCGGCGCGGCGGATCGAGGTGAGCGTCTCCAGCATCACCCGCTCGCGGTCGATCCAGCCGTTCGCGGCGGCCGCCTCGACCATCGCGTACTCGCCGGAGACCTGGTACGCGGCGACCGGGACGTCCACCGCGGCCCGGACCGCCGACACCAGGTCGAGGTACGGCAGCGCCGGTTTGACCATCACGATGTCGGCCCCCTCGGCGACGTCCAGCTCGACCTCGCGGAGCGACTCCCGCAGGTTCGCCGGGTCCTGCTGGTAGGTGCGGCGGTCCCCTTCCAGCGCCGACTCGACGGCGTCCCGGAAGGGGCCGTAGAAGGCGGAGGCATACTTCGCCGCGTACGCCAGGACGGCCACGTCCTGGTGGCCGGCGGCGTCGAGGGCCCGCCGGACCACGCCGACCTGGCCGTCCATCATCCCGGACGGGCCGACCATGCCGACCCCGGCTTCGGCCTGCGCCACCGCCATCTCGGCGTACGCGGCGAGCGTGCCGTCGTTGTCCACCGTGCCGTCCGGGGCGAGCAGGCCGCAATGCCCGTGCGAGGTGAACTCGTCCAGGCAGAGGTCGCTCATCACCACGGTGGCGTCGCCCACCTCGGACGTCACGTCCCGAATGGCGACGTTGAGGATGCCGTTCGGGTCGGTTCCGCCCGAGCCGCGCTCGTCCCGCGACTCCGGCACGCCGAAGAGCATGATCCCACCGACCCCGGCCTGGACCGCCTCGGCCGCGGCCTTTCGCAGCGAGTCCCGGGAGTGCTGGAGCACCCCCGGGAGCGACGCCACGGCGCGCGGCTCGGTCAGCCCCTCCTTGACGAACATCGGCACGACCAGCTCGGCCGGGTCGACGCGTGTCTCGGAGACCAGCCGCCGCACGGCGGCGTTGCGGCGCAGCCGGCGGGGCCGGATCTCGGGATACGGCACGGGAGCCTCCTGCTCAGCGGAACCTCAGGGCGGTCGGCCCCTGCACCTTCGAGCCGCGGCGCTGCTTCGCCGGCATGGCGGCGAGCTTCTCCCGCAGCTCGACGGCGTAGGCGGCCAGCGCCTCCACCAGGTCGGGGACCGAGGCGTGCGGCGGCTGCACGTCGACCCGCAGGCCGAACTCGGTGGCGGTCTCCGCCGTCTTGGGCCCGATGACTGCAACAACGGTACGCGCGTGCGGCTTCCCAGCGATACCGACCAGGTTCCGGACCGTGGACGACGAGGTGAAGAGCACCGCGTCGAACCCGCCCGACTTGATGGCGTCGCGGATCTCGGCCGGCGGCGGCGCCGCCCGGACCGTCCGGTACGCCGTCACGTCGTCGACCTCCCAGCCCCGCTCGGTGAGCCCGGCGGCGAGCGTCTCGGTGGCGATGTCGGCCCGCGGCAACAGCACCCGGCCGACCGGGTCGAGCACCTCGTCGTGCGGTGAGAACTCGGCGAGCAGCCCCTCCGAGGACTGCTCCCCGGACGGGATCAACTCCGGCTGGATGCCGAACGCTCGGACGGCGTCGGCGGTTGCCTCGCCGATGCAGGCGATCTTGACGCCACCGAAGTGTCGGGCGTCGAGGCCATGCTCCGCGAACTTCTCCCACACCGCCCGGACCGCGTTCACCGAGGTGAAGATAACCCAGGCGTACCGTCCGTCGACCAGGCCCTTGACCGCCCGCTCCATCTGGGCGGGGGTGCGCGGCGGCTCGACCGCGATCGTCGGCACCTCACACGGGATCGCCCCGTATGCCCGCAGCCGCGCGCTCATCGCGCCGGCCTGCTCCTTGGTCCGGGGGACGAGCACCTTCCAGCCGTACAGCGGGCGGTTCTCCCACCAGCTGAGCTTGTCCCGCTGGGGGACGCCGTCACCGACGGTGAGCACGACCCGGCCGGTGAACCCGAGCGCCGCCGCGACGAACGAGTCGACGGTTGACGTGGTGGTGTACTGGGTCTCGCCGGTGCCGTCGCCGGTCACCGCGACAGCGGTGGCGCCGTCCATCCCGGCGGCGAGCAGCCCGTCCCGGAGCACGGCGAGGTCGCCGGCGTCCACCGCCAGCGCCAGCGGTCCCCGGGCGACGACGGCGGCCAGCGCCTCGAAGTCCAGCGTGGTGACGTCTTCGACGTCGGCCGCCGTGCGTACGCCCGGCAGCGGCACGCCCGCGTAGGTGGCCACGCCCTCGGCCTGCCCCACGCCCGGGACCACCTCGAAGTGCGCGGCGGTACGCGCGACCGCCTGCACCTCCTTGACCACGGAGTCGTGGCCGAACGGGTCACCGGCGACCAGGTGCACCGCGTTCAACCCGGAACGCGCCGCCGAGATGAGCACCTTCGCCACGTCTCCCGGCGCGCCCTCGGCCGGGGTGAACTGGGCGTCCTCCTTCGCCTCGGCACGGACGACGTCGAGCAGCGACTGGGGAACCCCCCGTCGTACACCACCTGGTCGGCGTCGACCAGGGCGTCGTGCGCCCGGCGGGTCAGCAGGCCCGGATCGCCGGGACCGGCCCCGACGAACGCGATACGGCCTACGGGCATACGGGTGCGGGTCATTCTGTGCTCCCAAATTGCTGGGTCCCCGGTCCGGGGTGTCCTTCCTGGCCGAGGATCGAGTCGGCGCCGAGGTCGAGGAGGTCGGCGGCCAGTGCCTTACCGATCTCCACCACGTCGGCGGGCGTTCCGGTGCGGGACAGTCGGAGGTCACGGGTGCCATCCGGGCTGGTCACCGCCCCGCGCAGGTAGATCTCTTCACCGGCGTCGCCCTCGGCGAGTTCGGCGTAGGCGGCGACCGGTGCGCTGCACCCGGCCTCCAGGGTGGCCAGCAGCGCCCGCTCCGCGACGACCGCGGCGCGGGACGGTGCGTGGTCGAGCACCGCGAGCAGCTCCACCAGGTCCGGGTCGTCGACCCGGCACTCCACGGCCAACGCCCCCTGTGCGGGCGCCGGCAGCATCAACATCGGATCGAGCGTTTCGGTGATCACGTCGGTCCGGCCCAGCCGGGCCAGCCCCGCCCGGGCCAGGACCACGGCGTCCAGGTCGGCCTCGGGCCCGAGTACCCGCGCCAGACGGGTGTCGACATTGCCCCGGATCGGCTGCACGTCCAGCTGCAACCCGAGCGCGTGCAGCTGGGCGATCCGCCGCAGCGCGCCGGTGCCGATCCGTGCGCCGGGCGGCAGCTCGGCGAGCGTACGGCCGTCCCGGGCGACGAGTGCGTCGCGCGGGTCCTGCCGGGGCGGGACCGCCGCGACGTGCAGGCCAGGGGCCGCCGCCGTGGGCAGATCCTTGTAGGAGTGCACGGCGACGTCGATGGTGCGGGCAGCCAGCGCGTCGCGCAGCGCCGACACGAACACGCCGACGCCGAGCCGGTGGACGGGGGCCGACGAGCGGTCCCCGGCGGTGACCACCTCGACCAATTCCACCGGGCGCCCGGTGGCGGCGGTCAGCGCCTCGGCAACGTGCCCGGACTGTGCCATCGCCAGGGCGCTGCCCCGGGTGCCGAGGCGTAGGGGGATGCTCATCGCTCACCTCCGGTGGGTGGCGCGTCGGTGGCGCCGTCGAGCGGCGGGACGGCCTCGGGTGCCATCACGTCGGGAACGGTGTCGACCGGTGAGGTCTGCGGTACCTGGAGGTCGAACAGCTCGCGCAGCAGTGCCGCGTACTGGTCGCCACCGGGCTCGGCGGCGAGCTGGCGGACCCGCACGGTCGGCTGGTGCAGCAGGCGCTGGACGACACGGTGCACCGTCCGGGCCACCTCGGACCGTTGCTCGTCGGTGAGGTCGGGACGACGCTGGGCGAGTCGGCGCAGCTCGGCGCCGACCACGTCGTCGGCGCGGCCCCGGAGGGCGGCCACGGTCGGTGCGACGTCGGTGCCCCGCAGCCAGGTGAGGAAGGTGTCGACCTCGCCGACGACGATCCGCTCCACGGCGGCGGCGTCGGTGGCGGCCGGACCGTCGGCGAGCATGGCCGCCATCCGGTCGATGTCGATCACCTCGACGCCGGACAGCTCGGCGACGCCGGGCCCGACGTCGCGCGGCACGGCCAGATCGAGCAGGACCAGTGGGCCGCGGGCCGGATCCCGGTCGGCGAGCGCCTGGGACACCACCTCGCGGGTGAGGACCGACTCCGTGGCGGCGGTGGCGGCCACTACGATGTCCACTGTGCAGAGTGTTGCGGTCAGCGCGGCCATCGGCGCGGCGGCGGCGCCGTACGACTCGGCCAGCCGCACCGCCCGGTCGGCGCCCCGGTTGGTCACGGTGACCGGCCCGGCGCCCAGCCGGGAGAGGGTCGCCACGCCCAGTGAGCCCATGGCCCCCGCCCCGACGACCAGCGCCGGGCGGCCGGTCAGATCGCCGTCGAGCAGTTCGGCGGCGAGGTCGAGCGCAGCGGTGACCACGCTCTGCCCGGCCCGGTCGATGCCGGTCTCGGAGTGAGCGCGCTTACCCACCCGCAGTGCCTGCTGCATCAGCTCGTGCAGCAACCGCCCGACGGTGTCGGCGCCGGAGGCCCAGTGGTACGCGTCCCGGAGCTGGCCGAGGATCTGCGCCTCGCCCACGACCATCGAGTCCAGGCCGGCCGCAACCCGGAAGACGTGGTCGACGGCGGCAGCGTCGAAGTGGACGTAGAGGTGGTTGGCGAGCGCCGCGGGCGGACAGCCGGCCTGCTCGGCCAGGACGGCGCAGATGTCGCCGAGGCCGCCGTGGAAGCCGGACACCGCGGCGTAGACCTCCACCCGGTTGCAGGTGGAGACGAGTACCGCCTCGGTGACGTACGGCTGCGCGACCAAGCGGTCCAGGGTGCGGGTGAGTTCGGCGGGCGCGACCGCGAGTTGTTCCAGTGCGGCGACCGGGGCGGTGCGGTAGGACGCGCCAACGACGAGGAGCTTCACGTGCCGATCGCCTCCTGTGGGTCGGTGACGGCGAGCGCGCCGGAAAGGGCGGTGAGGGTGGACCCGCCCGTGGCGGGGAGCGCGGTCAGGGACGCCTTGCGATGCTCGTGGAAGGACAGGATCTGCAGCTCGACGGCGAGGTCGACCTTGCGCACGTCGACCCCGTCCGGAACCGAGAGTACGCACGGCGCGAAGTTCAGGATGCTCGTCACACCGGCCGCGACCAGTTGATCGGCGACCCGCTGCGCGGCGCCGGCCGGGGTGGCGATCACGCCGATCGCGATCGACTCCTCGGCGGCGATCCGGGGTAGCTCGTCGACGTGCCGGACGACCAGGTCACTGATCTCCTCGCCGACGCGGGCCGGGTCGGCGTCGAAGAGCGCGGCGATGCGGAAGCCACGGGTGGCGAAACCGTCGTACCCGGCCAGGGCGTGACCGAGATTACCCACACCGACCAGCGCGACCGACCGGCGCTGGGTGAGCCCGAGCACGTACTCGATCTGGTCGATCAGCAGGGCCACGTCGTAGCCGACGCCTCGGGTGCCGTACGAGCCCAGGTGTGACAGGTCCTTGCGGAGCTTGGCGGAATTCACTCCGGCGGCGCTGGCCAGCCCCTCGCTCGACACCGTCTCGTGGCCGGTTTCGGCCAGGTTGTGCAGGGCACGGAGATACTCGGGGAGCCGTGCGACCGTCGCCTCGGGCAGGTCCGGCAGCGCGGGAACGGCGCCGGGGCGTTCGGGCGCGCCGGGGCGGTGCTGACTCATGCGACTCCGTGCGGTGCGATCCTGGGCCAACTCCGCCGGTCGGCCACTTCGGGACTCCCGCTGGCGACCGAGGTTGCCGGCTGTGCTAGCAGGGCGCGTCGGAACTACAGGGTAGGCGCTTGTGAAGACACGCACAAATCGCGATCTTGGTCGCCCACGACGCGGCTTCACCAGGCCCTCCATTCCGCAAGATCGATCCGGCCACCACCGCCGGCGCCGCTCGGCGATTATGGCTCAATTACGACTTCTCTGACCAATCACGCTTGGGCGCGTCGCGTGCCCGGCCGAGGGGTATGGCCAGCACCACCATCCGGAGACCGGCGTACGGGATGGGCCGGACGAGGATCGGCCCATAGCCTCACCGCATGGCCACCGCACCAACGACCACCGCGCCACCCCCCGCCAGCCCCGTGCACAGCCTCGTCCGACAGCTCATCCGCGACTCGGGCTACGTGCTGATCGGTCTGCCGCTCGCACTGGTCGGCTTCGTGCTGGCGGTGGTGGGGATCCCACTCGCCGCCGCCCTGCTGGTCACCACGCTCGGTCTACCGGTGCTCGCCGGTACGCTGTACGCGGCACGGGCCCTGGCCGACGTCGAGCGGCACCGGCTCCCCGCCGTGCTGCACCAGCCCCGGGTCCGCCCCGACTACCTGGTACCCGCCCCCGACGCGCGGTTCTGGCGCCGGGTCCTCGTGCCGATGCGTGACCCGCAGTCGTGGCTCGATCTGCTGCACGCCCTCGGCAAGCTGTTGGTGGCCCTGCCGACTTTCTCGGTGCTGGTCGTCTGGTGGGTGGCGGGTATCGCCGGCACCAGCTACGCGGCGTACGACCGGATGATCCCGCACAGCCCGGACAACCAGGACCTGAGCCAGCTCCTCGGAATGGGCGACGGGACCGCCGGCCGGGTGATCCTGAACACCGCCATCGGCGTGTTCTGTCTGTTCACCCTGCCGTTGGTGGCCCGTGGTTGTGCCCGGCTGCAGGCCGGACTGGCCCGTTCCCTGCTGACCGGCGTGGCCGAGATGCGCAACCGGATCAGCACGCTGGAGGAGCAGCGGCGCGCGGCCGTGTCGGCGGAGGCCAGCGCGCTGCGCCGGCTGGAACGCGACATCCACGACGGGCCGCAGCAGCGCCTGGTCCGGCTCGCGATGGACCTCAGCCGGGCGCGCGAGCAGCTCGCCGCCGACCCGAACGAGGCCCGCCGGACGCTGGACGAGGCCGTCGGCCAGACCCGGGACACCCTCGCCGAGCTGCGTGCCCTGTCCCGGGGCATCGCCCCGCCCGTCCTCGTCGACCGGGGCCTGCCCAGCGCCCTCGCCGCGCTGGCGGGGCGAGGGCTGATCCCCATCGAACTGCGGGTCGATCCGGCACTCGGGGTGCCGGAGGGGCGGCTCGACCCGGCGGTGGAGAGCACGGCGTACTTCGTCGTCGCCGAGGCGCTGGCCAACGTGGCGAAGCACAGCCGGGCCGCCGAGTGCCGGGTCACCGTGGAACGGGACGGACCGCTGCTGCGGGTCGACGTCACCGACGACGGTCAGGGCGGCGCGCACCTGGCCAAGGGCCACGGGCTGGCCGGCATAGCCGACCGGGTCCGGGCGGCCGGCGGCCGGCTCGCCGTGACGAGCCCAGCCGG
The sequence above is a segment of the Micromonospora sp. WMMA1363 genome. Coding sequences within it:
- the hemB gene encoding porphobilinogen synthase; this encodes MPYPEIRPRRLRRNAAVRRLVSETRVDPAELVVPMFVKEGLTEPRAVASLPGVLQHSRDSLRKAAAEAVQAGVGGIMLFGVPESRDERGSGGTDPNGILNVAIRDVTSEVGDATVVMSDLCLDEFTSHGHCGLLAPDGTVDNDGTLAAYAEMAVAQAEAGVGMVGPSGMMDGQVGVVRRALDAAGHQDVAVLAYAAKYASAFYGPFRDAVESALEGDRRTYQQDPANLRESLREVELDVAEGADIVMVKPALPYLDLVSAVRAAVDVPVAAYQVSGEYAMVEAAAANGWIDRERVMLETLTSIRRAGAQIILTYWAVEAARLLRQRY
- a CDS encoding uroporphyrinogen-III synthase, which encodes MDGATAVAVTGDGTGETQYTTTSTVDSFVAAALGFTGRVVLTVGDGVPQRDKLSWWENRPLYGWKVLVPRTKEQAGAMSARLRAYGAIPCEVPTIAVEPPRTPAQMERAVKGLVDGRYAWVIFTSVNAVRAVWEKFAEHGLDARHFGGVKIACIGEATADAVRAFGIQPELIPSGEQSSEGLLAEFSPHDEVLDPVGRVLLPRADIATETLAAGLTERGWEVDDVTAYRTVRAAPPPAEIRDAIKSGGFDAVLFTSSSTVRNLVGIAGKPHARTVVAVIGPKTAETATEFGLRVDVQPPHASVPDLVEALAAYAVELREKLAAMPAKQRRGSKVQGPTALRFR
- the hemC gene encoding hydroxymethylbilane synthase, which gives rise to MSIPLRLGTRGSALAMAQSGHVAEALTAATGRPVELVEVVTAGDRSSAPVHRLGVGVFVSALRDALAARTIDVAVHSYKDLPTAAAPGLHVAAVPPRQDPRDALVARDGRTLAELPPGARIGTGALRRIAQLHALGLQLDVQPIRGNVDTRLARVLGPEADLDAVVLARAGLARLGRTDVITETLDPMLMLPAPAQGALAVECRVDDPDLVELLAVLDHAPSRAAVVAERALLATLEAGCSAPVAAYAELAEGDAGEEIYLRGAVTSPDGTRDLRLSRTGTPADVVEIGKALAADLLDLGADSILGQEGHPGPGTQQFGSTE
- a CDS encoding glutamyl-tRNA reductase, giving the protein MKLLVVGASYRTAPVAALEQLAVAPAELTRTLDRLVAQPYVTEAVLVSTCNRVEVYAAVSGFHGGLGDICAVLAEQAGCPPAALANHLYVHFDAAAVDHVFRVAAGLDSMVVGEAQILGQLRDAYHWASGADTVGRLLHELMQQALRVGKRAHSETGIDRAGQSVVTAALDLAAELLDGDLTGRPALVVGAGAMGSLGVATLSRLGAGPVTVTNRGADRAVRLAESYGAAAAPMAALTATLCTVDIVVAATAATESVLTREVVSQALADRDPARGPLVLLDLAVPRDVGPGVAELSGVEVIDIDRMAAMLADGPAATDAAAVERIVVGEVDTFLTWLRGTDVAPTVAALRGRADDVVGAELRRLAQRRPDLTDEQRSEVARTVHRVVQRLLHQPTVRVRQLAAEPGGDQYAALLRELFDLQVPQTSPVDTVPDVMAPEAVPPLDGATDAPPTGGER
- a CDS encoding redox-sensing transcriptional repressor Rex — translated: MSQHRPGAPERPGAVPALPDLPEATVARLPEYLRALHNLAETGHETVSSEGLASAAGVNSAKLRKDLSHLGSYGTRGVGYDVALLIDQIEYVLGLTQRRSVALVGVGNLGHALAGYDGFATRGFRIAALFDADPARVGEEISDLVVRHVDELPRIAAEESIAIGVIATPAGAAQRVADQLVAAGVTSILNFAPCVLSVPDGVDVRKVDLAVELQILSFHEHRKASLTALPATGGSTLTALSGALAVTDPQEAIGT
- a CDS encoding sensor histidine kinase, producing MATAPTTTAPPPASPVHSLVRQLIRDSGYVLIGLPLALVGFVLAVVGIPLAAALLVTTLGLPVLAGTLYAARALADVERHRLPAVLHQPRVRPDYLVPAPDARFWRRVLVPMRDPQSWLDLLHALGKLLVALPTFSVLVVWWVAGIAGTSYAAYDRMIPHSPDNQDLSQLLGMGDGTAGRVILNTAIGVFCLFTLPLVARGCARLQAGLARSLLTGVAEMRNRISTLEEQRRAAVSAEASALRRLERDIHDGPQQRLVRLAMDLSRAREQLAADPNEARRTLDEAVGQTRDTLAELRALSRGIAPPVLVDRGLPSALAALAGRGLIPIELRVDPALGVPEGRLDPAVESTAYFVVAEALANVAKHSRAAECRVTVERDGPLLRVDVTDDGQGGAHLAKGHGLAGIADRVRAAGGRLAVTSPAGGPTEVRAELPR